The genomic region AATCATAGCAAAGATTTCAACAGTGCTCTATAACTGCCATAAAGCAGTAATTAtttcaaacatatttaaaatatagtttttgGCCCCCTGCTGTCTGGGATGTTAACAATTTGGGtgaaatatagtttttttttattaattttaattcagtttCTTTATGTggcatttgattaaaaaaacaaaacaaaaaccatcaggagaatatatatatatatatatatatatatatatatatatatatatatatatatatatatatctcctgATGGTTTTAAACATCAAAAGTATTGTTTTACCAAAATAAATACTGCATATTTGTCAAACTACCCAAATAAATGTCAACATtcttttattttgtccattttataattacattgtaaaacagctgttaatattgcaattttttaatctatacaaaaaaaaaaaacataacagatatgtaaatatatatatatatatatatatatatatatatatatatatatatatatatacatatctgttatgtttttttttatcaaatggcaaattaaataaatcattttaaaagataCAAAGAGGCAATATATAGATTAAAAAATTGCAATATTAACAGCTgttttacaatgtaattataaaatggacaaaataaaagaATGTTGACATTTATTTGGGTAGTTTGACAAATATGCAGTATTTATTTTGGTAAAACAATActtttgatgaaaaaaatacatacgTAGTGTGAAGTCTGCTGTTTGAGAAAATATATAAGGGGTCACTAACTTTGTCaattatttcactgttttttttttttatcatttttactgAAATGTGTCCTATGGTGTGGCATAGAAACAGTTAAGAATATAGACGTGCCAcacacttgggtaaagttggttttatattcgcacattcggacatccgtattcaatagccttgttaatcacactacattggacattcagtggacattcacaagtaaatatgccattaaaacaatacttgcctattttgatcgactgtgaaaaatgttgtaagttgacaatcgttggttgtcaatatcatgtccctgcttaaaattcgcaaacattaatttattgcacatttattggaaagtcggaatatatcagaagtccgaatgtgcgaatataaaatcAGCTTTACCCAAGTGTGTCACACCAGAGGACAACAAAACTTAACACTTTAATGATTCCAAAAAGTTAAATATTTGAACAATTCTgagacaaaaataaatgaacatgtGCACATGTCATTGGCTTCACAGGGGGCTTCAGCAACATGGGGTCCTTCAACTAATTAAAATTGTCAGTGGAATTGTCTGATTTAAAATCAGGATATGGTGTCACACCAGAGGACATGGTTTTCAGTGACAAAATGTTGCCTGAGGTATTTATTaacaaattaatgtttttctttttaatttataaaagttGTAATTTATTGAACCATGCTTGAGACAGTCACACCATTGGACAATTTTGAGATTTGACTCAAAAAATTAATCTAATAACAAAGCAGTTTTTATATCACCAGGTTAATGTGACAGAGAAATGTTTAACCATTTACTGCATTTTAAATGATGACAATACtaattatattcatttttatcctgtgtgaatgtaaaaaaaaaaaaaaaactgacctcACATCAACAACCCATTTGCATAAATGTGCTTTTTGTGTAGACAAGTTACAATCATCATTTTTTCCACTCAGATTGTATCAACTTATTTTAGGCTGAATTATCAAGTGTACTTGCCAGATTAAATGAAATGGTTAATCTGTTGAATTCTGCATaaacatttggatttttttCCTGCATATAATCACTAATATTACAGTGTTAATGCCCACTCAAAGTTGAACTAAAtctcaataaatcttgttttgacaAAGATGTGTTTAGCATAAATAGGCTACAATGTTTAGCAAAATTTCAGAATAAATCACTCTATGGATGGAGAAATGAAGCCTCATGAAAGTCTGTAGCTTTGCTCAACAGCGCCATCTGTTGgctataatttatatattatcaaCTGAGAACATGGAGGAACTTTTCCTATCTGACGTCATTCTTGCAGAAGAATGACACCTTTATCGCCCCCTCACTGAACACCAAACTTAAGCAACATGCTGCTTAGAATGCATTCAAAGTAAACTAGATTCGACCGGTTTTTATTGGAGTCGAGTTTCGTATATTTCTTTATGTTTATCACGTGACTTTCTGGAAAAAAATCCGTGCCTCGAAAGGGGCTTCAATGCTGGATCCATGCTGGAGCCTCGTGTCACCAGACTCAACCTGGCTTCAGTATGAAGAGCCATGTGTTAATCCTTCTTTTCTCATTATTTGTGAACggtaagtgtttttgtttttatttgctaGTGAAAACGTGTTTTAGGAAGCTGTTCCCTCGTCATATTCtatacactaccattaaaaagtTGTAGATCAGTGAGATATTTTACGTTTTAAAGGAATTATCtgctgctcaccaaagctgcatttatttgtacttaaaaataCAGGAAAATCAGTAATAGTGTGtataattttcagcattattattcCAGTCTTCTTCAGCATCACATAAACTTTcagaaataattataatatgctgattgctgctcaagaaacattttattattatcaatgttggggaaaaaaatcaggataaatagaaagttcaaaagaacagaatttatctgaaattgaaattttactgtcagttttgataatagtaattttaaatcaatatttttttccataaaaaatCTTGACCTCCAATCCTTTAACTGGtagtttataatgttacaaatctgtTTCATCTCCTTTCTAGTGCTTCTCATTTCTCTGAATCGTCTTTGAGACAATAATTGGAGTAAATCTATTGTAACATTGTTTAGGCTTTGGGTGATTTTATTTCTGCTTTCGTATTTAATGTGAATTTTAACGTTAACTGTTTCTGTATGTTCTGCAGGTGCGTCTGGTGTAGAGACAGATGTTGTGGAGTCTGTATCAGTGATTGTGGGAGATTCTTTCACTCTTCATACAGATGTTACTCAAAGAGACGGCGTGATTGAGTGGAGGTTCGGAGAAGATCTCATTGCTAGAATCAATAGTGAGTCCAATAATATCAAAATACTTGTTAATGATAATGAGTTCGGAGACAGAGTGCAGCTGGACGATCAGACGGGAGATCTCAAGATCAGCAACATAAAAATCAATGACTTTGGACTTTATAAACTTGAGGTCAACAGCGGCAGTGGGTTATTATCAAAGACATTCAATGTCAGTGGTGAGTATGTCAGGTATTTAGGTGAGGTTTGAGACTCAAGGTGAAAGTGTTTGCTGGCTCACAGAAATGTTTCTCTGTTCATTAGGTGTGAGTAATCTGGCGTCAGATGGAGTGAAGCTCGTGCCGGTGCTGGAGAGAGACTCTGTCATTCTACACTCTGGACTTACTGAGATACAGAGAGATGATCAGATAACCTGGAAGTTTGAAGAGACACTCATAAGTCAACTAAACAATCAAACAGCTGAAATCTTTgctgatgttcttgatgggagattcaaagacagactgaagctgaaCCAAATGAATGGATCTCTCATCATTACTGACATCAGACCCAACACCTCTGGACTTTATGTGGTAGAAATCACCAAGATAAAAAGCAGCTACACCACACACAAGACATTCAGAGTCACTATCATTGGTGAGTCACTTTAATATTGAAATGCTTTAAGGATCTCTGGGTCATTAACAAATCTAGATGCAAATGCATGTGCCAAGTTCTcagaaatgttatatttatatcaaAGAACTTTTATACcaattttcattgttttcagGAGAATACCacacttttctcttttttttttttaaatgtgtctcATGATCTGTACCACACTAAAATGATTGACCTTATGCTTCAAAAAATAATAGGAATAATTGAATTCAGCAACAGAAGGGTCATATTCAAgtctaaaggtgatgatacacagggctagtttttgagcaatgttgtcGGGTAATTTTGCCAAGCAATGTTTCTTGGGCACTTTCCCTTTGACAATAGGCAACAATTGTCgatctaaagtatccagatagaaaCTTGTTGCCTATTCTCATTGTGAAAGTGCCCATTGATCAGCAAAATTtcccagcaacattgctcaaaaagtttcCCCATGTATCATCACCTAAGTATTCGTCAGTGCAGTCATCATGTTTGAATGTGATTATTATGAGTTTGAGTTTGTTTGAATCATagatgcttaaaggtgccctcgaatgaaaaattgaatttatcttggcatagttaaataacaagagttcagtacatggaaatgacatacagtgagtctcaaactccattgtttcctccttcttatataaatctcatttgtttaaacgacctccgaagaacaggcgaatctcaacataacaccgactattacgtaacagtcggggtgtacgccccaatatttgcatatgccagcccacgtttccaaacattataaaaggcattagacaagggcagccagtattaacgtctggatgtgcacaaccaaatcatcagactaggtaagcaagcaagaacaatagcgaaaaatggcagatggagcaataataactgacatgatccatgataacatgatatttttagtgatatttgtaaactgtctttctaaatgtatcgttaacatgttgctaatgtactgttaaatgtggttaaagttaccatcgtttcttactgtattcacggagacaagagccgtcgctattttcatttttaaacacttgcagtctgtataatgcataaacacaacttcattcttcataaatctctccaacagtgtagcattagccgttagccacggagcaccatcaaactcattcaaaatcagaagtaaacaatataacagtatacaatactcacctaatccgacgcatgcatgccgcatgcatgacaaacactttgtaaagatccattttgagggttatattagctgtgtaaactttgttaaggcactgtttaaggcaagcgcgagctctgtgggcagagagcatgggatttaaaggggccgcagcataaaatcggcgcgtttataatgatgccccaaaataggcagttaaaaaaattaataaaaaaaaatctatggggtattttgagctgaaacatcacagacacattcaggggacaccttagacttatattacatcttttaaaaacataatctagggcacctttaatttcttttttccacAGTTGAGACATATTATGGTTTTCTCATGAGTTAATTTTTGAACACCATTTGCAATGTGATAAGATTCCAGggataagcattttttttcctgtcaACACCATACGCAACAACATCAATTACAAATTGCAAGCACGATGCTGTCACGCACTTGTAACTACATTATCAGATTTATGAATATAAAACAATTTTGACATCATTCAAAATACATAATTCACAGCTAATACCTAAAAAAATCCAGCATAAACCACCATGAATTCAATGCTGGTCCATGCGGGTTTATGCTAAAATAGTGCTTGTCTAACTGGTGGACCAGGATAGTCATGCTGTTTGTAAGCAAAAGAGAGCTGGTGAAGTTGGTTCACCCGCACGGCCTTGCAAGCAGAGTTTTGGGGACTTGTTTTTACTtgtatatttctatttttaacacattaatGATATAAAGGAAAAACAACGGCTCAAAACTCAAACTCCAATCCTTGCTACCCTACTCCAAGTCGGTCTCGAACCCCAGCCCAACCACTGCTGACATGCGAAGCAGATGCACTACCAATGTCACTAAACACTCATTCTCCAGCGGTCGTCAGTGTGCAGTAGTTTAACTGCAAACCTCTCACTATCTGAccactgttacacacacaatgcgagtggatgtctgtttatcacagctgacgtgcatcaaaataatgcttcacaaaaaataaagcacagatGAAGAATGAAGAACAAGGAAGCACACAAAATGAATGTACTGTACACCAGAGtaaatataaataagtgttCATGTTAGTcaccaacagcacagcagctccagacccagtgttactcacatgtgaagtgggaatcaaagcagcctccacatctgttttcaggccttcccacttatctctctccagcgctggaaagcttttctaatataaacgctggtcctaaagcgcttgcccagcCATAAACCtttattccagtgatattcttttgagcttttgTGTTGTGTCTCATCTCTTGTTctgcagttgttgttttttttcttattttcaaatctccctcttgctcgttctctctcctcgaccgtcatatgtccctaatgctgattggttagaaaGAATTGAAAGTTGCTGTTTTAAAGACTTTAATGGTCATTTGAGAACTCCTATGTCAAAATCAAGCTGTCAGTCACTGATCCCAAGTTATGTTTTTGCAGTCAGGAGCACGAAATATTGTAGTCAATTGCTAAAAGAGAATTAATTCAGCCAAAGTCAAGGGCCAAATGGCCAACTAAAAGTCACAtaatgaaacactgatcaccataatggtgactcCCAAACAGACTTCAACAAATGTTAACACATACACAAGTTTTGCTGTGGTCTTGCTGGAATCCTATCAGCATCCAAAAGACAACATATGCTCCTCCAGCATCCCAAGCTTGTCCCAGCATGCAAAACATACCTTATGCTGGACCACCAGCACACGCGCTTCTCATGATGGGaaagatcagagaccattccttcatgcaaaATCTCTatagatccttcagattcccagctccatgttggtgcttcttctcttcagttcactccactcattctctttagggttcaggtcaggggctGGGAAGGTTGTgttcagtgacacatttttgtgttggttttgatgtttgttttggatcattgtcctgatggaagatccaaccacggcccattattggatttctagcagaagcggtcaggttttgattttttatctgttgatatttggtagaatccatgataccatgtatctgagcaagatgtccaggacttccagcagaaaaataggcccacaacattaaagatccagcagtatatttaaccgtgggcatggggtactttttatccatgtgtgcaccaaacccatctggtgagtttgctgccaaaaagctcttattttagtttcatctgaccatagaagccggtcccgtttgaagttccagtcttgtctgacaactgaatatactggagattgtttctggatgagagcagaggatttttcttgaaaccctcccaaacaactttTGTGGGGATGttggtgctgtttgatcatttttttaggctttctgagactcaagactcaactaatctctgcaattctccagctgtgatcctcggagagtctttgtccactcaaacattcctcctcaccgcgcattaggacgatttagacacacgtcctcttccaggcagatttgtaacatctttagttgattggaacttcttaattattgccctgatagtggaaatggggattttcaatgatttagctattttcttacagccattttctattttgtgaagctcaacaatcttttgctgcacatcagaactatattctttggttttattcattgtgatgaatgattacaggaatttggcctttgtgtttcctcatgtttatactcctgtggaacaggaagtcacggctggacaatttcatgttaatgatcaccctggtgtgctaaaaaatgtaaatatgaatgggaatatacttcagagatattttactcatacacAATTCTAGgagtgccaataattgtggccaatgtgtttaagataaaaacatttatttcataatgtgatttttttcccctactttcaattcttttccttcaatgaaaggttagatttttgcaaattttatgaattaaagatcaaaaggataaacaatgcataattatttttattgtcatctttgatcatatttaccaagggtgccaataattctgagcaccacTGTATGTTCATGGTTTGAACATTCTTGTTTCctttattaatcaaaatggTTTTGAGATCAATTATCCATTGCTGCTTATATGAGAGGCATGCAGAAATGTCAGCTACAGTGTTGCAGAAGTAAAAATCAAGATTGGTTCACTTGACGTTGCATTAGTAGCTGACACTATGGAGAAACATATTTCTCCTGGAATACTGAAGCCCAATTGCATAGGACAATGACGATCAAGCACACATGTGATGGGCAGAGCCATGTTCTATATAACATGGCACTGACCATCATTGCCTCAGAATCTTTCTCCTTCAGGTTATTGGAATATGTCTCTTGCCATAGATTTATGCTTTCAAGAGGACAACACTCTCCTCACAGATCCCCTTCAGCATTCCAGCGAAAAAGAGGATGGACCTGAAGGAATGGAACATGTGCAGGGCCCCGAATCTGCTCCTGCATCTTTTGCATCTTAGAGTGTTTGACAGGCCGGGCTGTCGAGATGACAGTTGGGGAGCTGCTGTCGTGTTGAGTGCTGTCTCTGGTGCCCCTCCGCTTCCTCTTCCTGCCGCCATTGATACATGGGACAGGAAGCAGCGTCAGCCACGCTCACGATGGCCCAACCCATGCGTGTTCCACAATCAGTGGATCCTCCGCTCTCCTATGCTGAGGACAGTCTTCACCGCTCCAATGGAAAGCCAGTCCGTAGCCGTGGACAGTCCCACTTTGGATAGACTTGTTGGAAAGTGTTTGTGAATTGGTGTGAGAGGCATAATGAGGGCCCTGTCATGCACCATCTACACTTAAAACGTATGTCTGCTATCACATCGTTTCATGCCCATGTAAACCATTGCTCAGTTGGGAGGCATAAGTTGGTGACAGTTTTTTTGAATGGAGTGAGGCAGCTAAACCCTCCTCGCCCTTCTATGGTTCCCCAGATAGCAAGCAATGATCAAAACAATGTTAAATCAGTGTTAATGTGTCAGTGTTACCCGCACtgaatcaatatcacttttgcaccctcaattaatgttgaaaaaatgttgaaatttcaacaaaaaatcaatggtaatggcattgaatcaatgttacaacgtgatgttggttcaacatgtttgcactctcagaaaatgaaatctctcaagatctcagcagaagttctttttgagaattaacaggtttagatgttgatgttttattgaaaatgtttggtcaccattttggtgatcagtgtttcctttagttgggcatTTCGACTCTTGGCtttttgtgtgagtttgtgttctttgtaacagtgtttaaCAAAACACATCATTTGTTGAAAAGAAAACCAGAAACAATAATGATCTGgagccgtattcacaaaacatcttaaggctaaaagtagctcctaacttgccaatttaggagaaactcttaaaaataatgggtgtgtcagtcctaattttaggagtcctaaatttttgctctaagagtatttcacaaagcattttagcgctacaactagctcctaagtctgtgaaacgttaggagtagtcaagaggactcctaagtcactaagacaaaatcacaaacagtcctaatccacccaaagacactctACACCATTGAGGgaatagcgatagagccttaggtgctgaaccttttcttcataaatgcaatacattttgatttatagatttaaaTCTACGATTAGATGCCAAAAacaaatctttaacaaataaataaatattgtccgattacctgtggcagtggttttcatgagttcacacttacaaatgattgaatagagtaaaaaaaattaaaaagtaagcgtatttggtgtgctgtctgAGGGTATTGAGGGCTCcgagatgcagacatccaagaggcggTCCACAATtcactgtatatactagtttaattagtgacactttaattagtgacactacattttaaaacctttatttgaatatggcaacatttttattaaaaatatttatttgaatagggcaacatttgtattttaaaacctttattttaatatggaaacatgaaacctcattctacaatatttctatgattaaatcactgactcctcccccatcagccaatcactgtgtgtttactccatagcaatGAGGTCAACCctgcccttactcttagcttaagacttcagtctattcctaagtttgtctcagcagatTTGTGAAtgggttttaagagaaaactcttagctaaaaacttttactgctatttaggagaactcttagtggtacgataaaatgttttgtgaatacagcccCTGGTGATATAGTTTTCAGCCTCATAAAAGAAAATCATTTACTAGTTGTACTCCTGACCAAAAGtccatatttgtttttaataggtTACCTTCACCAACAATACTTCATGACCACATGAAAAAAACATATTACGTGTATTGTTAAACACTGTTACAGAGaccacaaactcacacaaaaagccaatagtcaaactgcccaactaaaggaaacactgatcaccaaaatggtgaccaaacgataaaacatctaaacctctgttcaTTCTCAAAAAGagcttctgctgagatcttgagagatttattgtcttcttttatcttcagttgatttcaggctgtgtggctttaagtcagttgtagttgtgtttcattttttgaGAGTTCAAGCATGATGTTGAACCAACTTCACATTGTAACAttgattcaatgccattaccattgattttttcaacattaattgcgggtgcaaaagtgatattgaATCAGTATGGTTAACGTTGACACCTTAACActgatttaacattatttcgACCATTGCTTGCTATCTGGGACCTGCCTGTGATTTGGCATTAGTTCTAAAAGCGCTTCCTGAACCAACGTTTGAGCCGCTTTGCTCTATTTAGCTGCGACTGTGAGTGATCTCATTTAAGTCATTCAGTTTGGGTTGGATAGGGTGTGGTTAGGCTGCCATTTACTCTAGAGGGTTTAGTAGCGGTTAACAGATGCCACTAATGCTTCGCTGATGTGTCCTGTGCGCTCATTGCATGTTTACATTGAATGCTCAAGCTAATTTCAGTGGATGGTTACATGCTTTTATTTGCTGTTGGCTAATGCTGAGGATGTATTGTGTGATGTATTTCTCTTGAGTTTGATTGCTATTGGCATATTTGAGCCtgtccctgttgaaaaaaacagcatatgttgTTGCATGCTGATGTTTTGGCTTCTGTTGTGACTTATGTAGCAtatgccaaatgcataaatgttttactgtatGCTTAATCTCTGTCCGTGAAAGTTCTCCTGTGTTTTACTGTATGTCGAGACAGATGGAGGGAACAGGCTGTCGGTGATGGAGGGAACTTCTGTCACTCTAGAGTCTGGTGTTCC from Megalobrama amblycephala isolate DHTTF-2021 unplaced genomic scaffold, ASM1881202v1 scaffold343, whole genome shotgun sequence harbors:
- the LOC125261187 gene encoding uncharacterized protein LOC125261187 isoform X1; this encodes MKSHVLILLFSLFVNGASGVETDVVESVSVIVGDSFTLHTDVTQRDGVIEWRFGEDLIARINSESNNIKILVNDNEFGDRVQLDDQTGDLKISNIKINDFGLYKLEVNSGSGLLSKTFNVSGVSNLASDGVKLVPVLERDSVILHSGLTEIQRDDQITWKFEETLISQLNNQTAEIFADVLDGRFKDRLKLNQMNGSLIITDIRPNTSGLYVVEITKIKSSYTTHKTFRVTIIDGGNRLSVMEGTSVTLESGVPKIHRYDVIIWRCEHGDSVIAKMTFGIFATFDGADGRFRGTLELNYKTGSLTIRNIRTKHAGLYHLDITGNITLFKRINISVYSQDRSLCVIAVIGVAFLLLVAAVAIALLCCRNRGSRQTGTGTWKNPEHQDILLHSITPHNGEITEIPFTQLHSERTYSERMISPALTEMVVQFSGIRRRTRNNSH
- the LOC125261187 gene encoding uncharacterized protein LOC125261187 isoform X2; the protein is MKSHVLILLFSLFVNGASGVETDVVESVSVIVGDSFTLHTDVTQRDGVIEWRFGEDLIARINSVSNLASDGVKLVPVLERDSVILHSGLTEIQRDDQITWKFEETLISQLNNQTAEIFADVLDGRFKDRLKLNQMNGSLIITDIRPNTSGLYVVEITKIKSSYTTHKTFRVTIIDGGNRLSVMEGTSVTLESGVPKIHRYDVIIWRCEHGDSVIAKMTFGIFATFDGADGRFRGTLELNYKTGSLTIRNIRTKHAGLYHLDITGNITLFKRINISVYSQDRSLCVIAVIGVAFLLLVAAVAIALLCCRNRGSRQTGTGTWKNPEHQDILLHSITPHNGEITEIPFTQLHSERTYSERMISPALTEMVVQFSGIRRRTRNNSH